One segment of Brassica napus cultivar Da-Ae chromosome C3, Da-Ae, whole genome shotgun sequence DNA contains the following:
- the LOC106355382 gene encoding cytochrome P450 77A4-like, translating to MGLVATIGYTYAYLITLFNFLHALLCFYIYIYIYHLLLFSHSLLHAVIQEELIMPLFSFSLGLTLLAIIISGLVFTFTRWSSKTTKKRLNLPPGPPGWPVVGNLFQFARSGKQFFEYAEELKKTYGPIFTVRMGTRTMIILSDASLVHEALIQRGSLFATRPAENPTRTIFSCDKFTVNAAKYGPVWRSLRRNMVQNMLSSTRLKEFGSVRRSAMDKLIERIKSEGREHDGLIWVLRNARFAAFCILLEMCFGIAMDEESIEKMAEMMKTVLMTVDPRIDDYLPILAPFFSKERRRALEVRREQVDLVVSLIEKRRRAIRNKTAPSFSYLDTLFDLKVEGRETAPSNEEIVTLCSEFLNGGTDTTGTAIEWGIAQLIANPEIQSRLYDEIRSTAGDRSIEEGDVDKMVFLQAFVKELLRKHPPTYFSLTHAVMETTSLGGYDVPAGVNVEVYIPGISEDPRIWSNPKKFDPDRFISGKEDADITGISGVKMIPFGVGRRICPGLGMATVHVHLMLARMVQEFEWIAYPTGSEIDFAGKTEFTVVMKNPLRAKVKPRV from the exons ATGGGTTTGGTTGCAACAATCGGTTATACTT atgcttatcttataacattatttaattttttgcatgCATTACtctgtttctatatatatatatatatatatcatctccttctcttctctcaCTCACTCTTGCATGCAGTGATTCAAGAAGAGCTTATAATGCCTCTCTTCTCGTTCTCTCTTGGTTTGACATTACTTGCTATTATCATCTCCGGTTTAGTTTTCACCTTCACTCGATGGAGTTCGAAGACGACAAAGAAACGGTTAAACCTTCCTCCAGGCCCACCTGGTTGGCCGGTAGTCGGTAACCTATTCCAGTTCGCGCGCTCAGGGAAACAGTTTTTCGAATACGCAGAGGAGCTCAAGAAAACATACGGCCCGATCTTCACAGTCAGGATGGGTACACGGACAATGATCATCCTCTCCGACGCCTCACTAGTCCACGAAGCTCTCATCCAGCGCGGATCCCTCTTCGCTACCCGACCCGCCGAGAATCCGACCCGAACGATCTTCAGCTGCGACAAGTTCACCGTCAACGCGGCCAAATACGGCCCCGTGTGGAGGTCTCTGAGGAGGAACATGGTCCAGAACATGCTCTCCTCGACCCGGCTCAAGGAGTTCGGATCCGTTAGACGATCCGCCATGGATAAACTCATCGAACGGATCAAATCGGAAGGTAGAGAGCACGACGGTTTAATCTGGGTGCTTCGAAACGCGAGATTCGCCGCGTTTTGTATTCTGTTAGAGATGTGCTTCGGAATCGCGATGGATGAGGAGTCGATCGAGAAGATGGCCGAGATGATGAAGACGGTGCTGATGACTGTCGATCCGCGGATCGACGATTACCTCCCGATCCTCGCTCCGTTCTTCTCCAAAGAGAGGAGGCGAGCTCTCGAGGTCCGCCGCGAACAGGTCGATCTCGTCGTGAGCCTCATCGAGAAGCGACGGAGAGCGATTCGGAATAAAACGGCGCCGTCTTTCTCCTACCTCGACACGCTCTTCGATCTAAAAGTCGAAGGACGCGAAACGGCGCCGTCTAACGAAGAGATCGTGACTCTCTGCTCGGAGTTTCTCAACGGGGGCACGGACACGACGGGGACGGCGATCGAGTGGGGGATCGCGCAGCTGATCGCGAATCCCGAGATTCAATCTCGGCTCTACGATGAGATTAGATCGACGGCTGGAGATCGTTCGATCGAGGAGGGTGACGTGGATAAAATGGTCTTTTTGCAAGCGTTCGTTAAAGAGCTTCTCCGGAAACATCCTCCGACTTATTTCTCGCTGACTCACGCGGTAATGGAAACGACGTCGCTTGGCGGTTACGACGTTCCCGCGGGCGTTAACGTCGAGGTTTATATTCCCGGTATAAGCGAGGACCCGAGGATCTGGTCTAATCCGAAAAAGTTTGACCCGGACCGGTTTATTTCGGGTAAGGAAGACGCTGACATAACCGGGATTAGTGGAGTGAAGATGATTCCGTTTGGTGTTGGCCGTCGGATCTGTCCTGGGCTCGGAATGGCGACCGTACACGTGCACCTTATGCTTGCGAGGATGGTTCAAGAGTTTGAGTGGATCGCTTATCCTACCGGAAGCGAGATTGATTTCGCCGGTAAAACAGAGTTCACGGTGGTGATGAAGAATCCATTGAGAGCCAAGGTTAAACCAAGggtttag
- the LOC106356566 gene encoding copper transport protein ATX1-like: protein MSQTVVLKVAMPCEGCVGAVKRVLGKMQGVESFDVDLKEQKVTVKGNVEPEAVLQTVSKTGKKTSFWGADEAETAKA from the exons atGTCTCAG ACCGTGGTTCTAAAGGTGGCTATGCCATGTGAGGGATGCGTTGGAGCTGTGAAAAGAGTCTTAGGCAAAATGCAAG GTGTGGAGTCATTtgatgtggatctgaaagaGCAGAAGGTAACGGTGAAAGGCAACGTGGAGCCAGAAGCTGTTCTTCAGACAGTCTCAAAGACAGGAAAGAAAACAAGTTTCTGGGGAGCTGATGAGGCTGAAACCGCCAAGGCCTAA
- the LOC106356567 gene encoding uncharacterized protein LOC106356567: MAMSSNYLDAAGLKETFRGSHFKFASTKVPEDEAPNDCLNIQTPVTESALSTSRLHGKNTNEYYEFIQLSQGIHQGRVEAVKDFLNQRPDAVNEWINFYETPLLKACACGKPEIVKELLRRMTPEQMLPKMSQNTSYHTPLTIVAGNGNMEIAEVLIAKNPKLLEIPGSNGKIPVVVAVKNTQMEMARYLYTRTPVQVLFDEDGYHGTVLFVNAIFYKMLDIALDLFSMCRRLAVTRHPHMESIPSIVLACKPDFFPSGCYLGPFKRFIYSWLEVKLPTLRKDSLSNNDQDNTLMGKLLKLFTKWTGIDKVYRMKVMHLQAKKLLLGISEETLAMGLEERSDTVEALFLAARFGNVDFLVEMIKNNSELLWSRRERSNKSLFHVAVEFKQAKVFSLIYGLDGMKHLLLADKVNHGDAVLHLAGYRSPLSDVVGSVLQMQRSLQWFKEVERITPEAEMERLNAVKETPSQTFTTQHETLRQEAEKWMKDTAQSCSLVAALIVTVTFAAVFTVPGGTDDEARGKPFHLKDAQFVTFIVSDMISCFASCTSVLIFLRILTSRYSFDDFLVALPTKMIAGLSILFVSIAAMLVAFSSALFTIFNNSKWIIPPTILLACFPALLFVLLQYPLLKEMIISTHGKGIFDRNMKVLS; encoded by the exons ATGGCAATGAGTTCTAATTACTTAGACGCAGCTGGTTTGAAGGAAACATTTAGGGGGAGCCATTTCAAATTCGCTAGCACAAAGGTTCCTGAAGATGAAGCTCCAAATGATTGTCTCAATATCCAGACTCCAGTCACCGAATCAGCCCTTTCCACATCTCGGCTTCACG GGAAGAATACAAATGAATACTATGAGTTTATACAACTAAGTCAAGGAATACACCAAGGTCGTGTAGAAGCCGTCAAGGACTTCTTGAACCAGCGTCCGGACGCAGTAAACGAATGGATAAACTTTTACGAGACGCCTTTGTTGAAAGCTTGCGCCTGTGGGAAACCTGAGATTGTTAAAGAGCTTCTCCGTCGTATGACACCTGAACAAATGCTTCCCAAGATGAGCCAGAACACTTCTTACCACACGCCTCTTACCATTGTTGCGGGTAATGGAAACATGGAGATTGCTGAAGTCTTGATCGCTAAGAACCCTAAGCTGCTGGAGATTCCTGGAAGCAATGGAAAGATTCCTGTTGTGGTGGCTGTTAAGAACACGCAGATGGAGATGGCTAGGTATCTTTACACTAGAACTCCTGTTCAAGTGTTGTTTGATGAAGATGGGTATCATGGTACTGTGCTTTTTGTCAACGCCATCTTTTATAAAATGCTAG ACATTGCGTTGGATCTGTTCAGCATGTGCAGACGCTTAGCCGTTACAAGACACCCGCATATGGAGTCGATTCCCAGCATTGTATTGGCTTGCAAGCCTGATTTTTTTCCTAGTGGCTGTTATCTCGGACCGTTTAAACGTTTCATTTACTCTT GGTTAGAAGTTAAGCTGCCGACTCTTCGAAAGGATTCACTTTCAAACAACGATCAAGATA ATACTCTAATGGGGAAACTGCTCAAATTATTCACCAAATGGACCG GAATAGACAAAGTGTACCGAATGAAGGTGATGCATCTACAAGCCAAGAAGCTTCTACTCGGAATATCAGAGGAAACACTAGCCATGGGACTCGAGGAACGCTCTGATACAGTGGAGGCTTTATTCTTGGCAGCGAGATTTGGGAATGTTGATTTCTTGGTAGAGATGATCAAGAACAACTCTGAGCTTCTATGGTCGAGGAGAGAAAGGTCGAACAAGAGTCTGTTTCACGTGGCCGTCGAGTTCAAACAAGCGAAAGTGTTTAGTCTCATCTACGGTCTAGACGGCATGAAACACCTGTTGCTCGCTGACAAGGTCAATCACGGCGATGCTGTGCTTCATCTCGCTGGCTATCGTTCGCCTCTATCTGACGTCGTTGGTTCAGTTTTACAGATGCAACGCTCGTTACAATGGTTCAAG GAGGTTGAGAGGATCACACCGGAGGCAGAGATGGAGAGATTGAACGCGGTAAAGGAAACACCGAGCCAAACATTCACAACTCAGCACGAAACATTACGCCAAGAGGCAGAGAAATGGATGAAAGACACGGCCCAGTCGTGCAGCTTAGTCGCGGCTCTCATCGTCACGGTAACTTTCGCGGCGGTCTTCACCGTTCCCGGAGGAACGGACGACGAGGCAAGAGGTAAACCCTTTCATCTAAAAGACGCACAATTCGTCACATTCATCGTCTCCGATATGATCTCCTGCTTCGCCTCGTGCACCTCTGTTCTCATATTCCTCCGGATTCTCACCTCGAGATACTCCTTCGACGACTTCTTGGTGGCTCTTCCCACGAAGATGATCGCCGGGCTCTCGATACTGTTCGTCTCGATCGCCGCGATGCTTGTAGCCTTCTCTTCGGCTCTGTTTACGATTTTTAATAACTCGAAATGGATAATTCCTCCGACGATACTTTTGGCTTGTTTCCCGGCGTTGCTCTTTGTTCTGCTTCAGTATCCTCTCCTCAAAGAGATGATCATTTCTACTCACGGCAAAGGAATCTTCGACAGAAACATGAAAGTTTTGTCCTAA
- the LOC106358531 gene encoding uncharacterized protein LOC106358531 gives MPSVGMRRTTRVFGVVKAADGARVLRSGRRIWPNNDEPKAKRAHDPDWDCKGSKVFAEKQQHDKGEDFAVAKRRRVRTEAVGDGKSVDTKFGIVYNRKRKRLCDQSSGGSDLKFYRRRTRRLCGPVIALTVDWSCEDCWLSTVFGLVMRYLRREELSLRSLASFFLTQPINDVFADHGVRFLEEPTSLSSRGVCKFFGGVDCLPILSADFAAIPRCFMDLHLTLFLRDAPRSFAFVKRSLYLLNNPVVEETDSESELVSSPPCNPKRASNAQYRGNLGFHSIQKRRRSLRRRRARNLSHSGHRLYNGTSVFELSWRNRTSAAAVSTRRLRSSVVNNSNEISVVPKPLTKEELDSLRCSVNILVLGSDRCTREEGFSAVLEFVSSKEWLVVIKKDGVIRYKLKARKTMRPCSCNRFTHSVVWVGDNGWKLEFCERRDWLGFKEIYKECYERNVLEQSAKVIPIPGVREVCGYADDYPSFSMPVPYISVKEDEVSRAMARTTTVYDMDSEDEEWLERQQLEEDTFELMIDGFEKFYFHNPADDLLDEKAASIASLLYLGRQDVVEAVYDYWARKRKQRKAPLLRVFQGHQAKKTPLFFKPVFRKRRSFKRQGSQLHGKSKQSSLVSVKAAKLEAWEGQNVFLRLEKAKALADTSMEIAMAKRRRAQVLAENANLAVYKAMLARRIAQAVKVVADSSGEVATSLFLNL, from the exons ATGCCTTCAGTGGGTATGAGACGCACCACAAGGGTATTCGGGGTGGTTAAAGCAGCGGACGGAGCTCGGGTCCTCCGCTCGGGTCGCCGGATTTGGCCCAATAACGACGAGCCCAAGGCCAAGCGGGCCCACGATCCAGATTGGGACTGCAAAGGGAGCAAAGTCTTCGCAGAGAAGCAACAACACGACAAAGGAGAAGACTTTGCCGTCGCGAAACGGAGGAGAGTGAGAACGGAAGCTGTTGGAGATGGGAAGAGTGTGGATACTAAGTTTGGGATTGTATATAATAGAAAAAGGAAGAGACTTTGTGACCAGTCAAGTGGTGGTTCAGACCTCAAGTTTTATCGCAGGCGGACAAGACGACTGTGTGGTCCTGTGATTGCTCTTACAGTAGATTGGTCTTGCGAGGATTGCTGGTTGTCGACTGTTTTTGGTTTGGTGATGAGGTACTTGAGGAGGGAAGAGCTGAGTCTGCGTTCGCTTGCGTCTTTCTTCTTAACTCAACCTATCAACGACGTCTTTGCAGATCATGGCGTGAGGTTTCTTGAG GAGCCTACTTCCCTTAGCTCAAGGGGTGTATGCAAGTTCTTTGGTGGCGTGGATTGTCTTCCTATCTTGTCAGCTGATTTTGCTGCCATTCCTCGATGTTTTATGGATTTGCATTTGACTCTGTTTCTCAGAGATGCGCCACGCTCCTTTGCTTTCGTAAAGAGATCTCTCTATTTGCTAAACAATCCAGTAGTTGAAGAAACTGATTCAGAGTCTGAGTTAGTTTCATCTCCACCTTGTAATCCGAAGAGAGCCTCTAATGCTCAGTATAGAGGCAATTTAGGGTTTCACAGTATCCAGAAGAGGAGAAGATCCTTAAGAAGGAGAAGAGCGAGGAACCTTTCGCATAGCGGACACAGGCTGTACAACGGAACGTCTGTTTTCGAACTATCATGGAGAAACAGGACATCAGCAGCAGCAGTATCTACGAGAAGGCTTAGAAGCTCGGTGGTAAACAACTCAAATGAGATTAGTGTCGTTCCAAAACCGTTGACGAAAGAGGAGCTTGATTCTCTACGTTGCTCTgtgaatattttggttttgggttCAGACAGGTGCACCAGAGAAGAAGGTTTCAGTGCCGTGTTGGAGTTCGTTTCTTCAAAGGAATGGCTCGTTGTTATCAAGAAGGATGGGGTAATCAGATACAAACTCAAGGCGCGGAAGACTATGAGACCTTGCTCGTGCAACAGGTTCACACATTCTGTTGTTTGGGTAGGGGATAACGGTTGGAAGCTTGAGTTTTGCGAGAGGCGAGATTGGCTCGGTTTCAAGGAGATTTATAAAGAATGCTATGAAAGGAATGTGTTGGAACAGAGTGCGAAAGTCATTCCTATTCCTGGAGTAAGAGAAGTGTGTGGTTATGCAGATGATTATCCCTCGTTTTCTATGCCGGTTCCGTATATATCTGTGAAAGAAGATGAGGTTTCAAGGGCCATGGCTCGAACCACTACGGTTTATGACATGGATTCTGAAGATGAAGAGTGGTTGGAGAGGCAACAACTTGAGGAGGATACTTTTGAGTTGATGATTGATGGGTTTGAGAAGTTCTATTTCCATAACCCTGCCGATGATCTCTTGGATGAGAAAGCAGCTAGTATAGCTAGTCTTTTGTATCTGGGTAGGCAAGATGTGGTTGAAGCAGTATATGATTACTGGGCGAGGAAAAGGAAGCAGAGGAAAGCACCACTCCTCAGAGTTTTCCAG GGTCATCAAGCTAAGAAGACTCCGTTATTTTTCAAACCTGTGTTTCGTAAGAGAAGGTCCTTCAAAAGACAGGGGAGTCAACTCCATGGCAAATCCAAACAATCAAGTCTCG TGTCTGTAAAGGCGGCTAAACTAGAAGCTTGGGAGGGACAAAACGTTTTTCTTAGACTGGAAAAAGCCAAAGCCTTGGCCGATACATCTATGGAGATTGCCATGGCCAAAAGAAGAAGAGCTCAGGTTCTTGCAGAGAATGCAAATTTGGCTGTTTACAAAGCCATGCTGGCTCGTAGGATTGCACAAGCCGTGAAAGTAGTAGCTGATTCAAGTGGCGAGGTGGCCACATCCCTTTTCTTGAACTTATAA